A DNA window from Malus domestica chromosome 12, GDT2T_hap1 contains the following coding sequences:
- the LOC103417573 gene encoding pentatricopeptide repeat-containing protein At4g21065-like: MNFQQACRFGGYMLNDSTSLAQTIQTYARTKQLHRGKELHAQLLRNEYPLCIFLANHLLNMYSKCGEVDYALKLFDTMRQRNLVSWTAMITGFSQNLRFSETLKTFSQMMVAGEKPTQFAFASVIRACVFLGSIEIGRQMHSLALKLGLACELFVGSNLADMYWKCGVTVDACKVFEEMPCKDAVSWTSMIDGYAKSGDSEAALLTYKRMIVDGIVIDQHVLCTALNACSALKDCNCKFGRCLHSTVLKLGLQTEVSVGNALTDMYTKAGDMESASDVFRIDSECRNIVSSTSLINGYVEMDEIEKAFSLFVDLHSWGVEPNEFTFSSLIKACANQAALDQGIQLHAQAIKLNLDRHPFISTVLVDMYGKCGLLDDSTQVFHEIANPNEVAWNSLLGVLALHGLGKEASETFSRMAQRGVKPNAITFVSLLIGCSHAGLVKDGLNYFYSIEKTYGIVPRDEHYSCVIDLLGRAGRLKEAEEFINSMPIQPNAFGWCSFLGACRIHGDKKRGKLAAEKLMQLEPENIGAHILLSNLYAKEQQWEDVRSVRKMLRDGTMKKLPGYSWVDVGNKTHIFGAEDWSHPLKKEIYEKLDTLLDQIKKAGYVPQTDLIPHDMDDNEKEKVLHHHSERIAIAFALISMPAGKPIIVKKNIRVCLDCHSAIKYISKVVGRKIILRDNSRFHHFAGGQCSCGDYW; the protein is encoded by the coding sequence ATGAATTTTCAACAAGCGTGCCGTTTTGGCGGGTACATGCTCAACGACTCCACCAGCTTGGCGCAAACCATCCAAACCTACGCCCGGACCAAGCAGCTGCACAGAGGCAAAGAGCTCCACGCTCAGCTCCTCCGCAACGAGTACCCACTATGCATCTTTCTCGCCAACCATCTTCTGAACATGTATTCCAAATGCGGGGAGGTCGACTATGCGCTCAAACTGTTCGACACAATGCGGCAGAGAAACTTGGTTTCTTGGACGGCAATGATAACTGGGTTTTCTCAGAACTTGAGGTTCTCGGAGACGTTAAAAACATTTTCCCAGATGATGGTTGCCGGAGAGAAACCAACCCAGTTTGCATTTGCAAGTGTTATAAGAGCTTGTGTGTTTCTCGGGTCGATTGAGATAGGGAGGCAGATGCATTCTCTTGCTTTGAAGTTGGGGTTGGCTTGTGAGTTGTTTGTGGGTAGTAATTTGGCTGATATGTATTGGAAGTGTGGGGTGACGGTTGATGCTTGTAAGGTTTTTGAGGAGATGCCGTGTAAGGACGCGGTATCATGGACTTCGATGATTGATGGGTATGCAAAGAGTGGCGATTCTGAGGCAGCTTTACTAACTTATAAAAGGATGATTGTTGATGGGATTGTTATAGATCAGCATGTTCTTTGTACTGCATTAAATGCTTGTTCTGCGTTGAAGGATTGTAATTGTAAGTTCGGAAGGTGTCTTCATTCGACCGTTCTAAAGTTAGGACTTCAAACGGAGGTTTCAGTGGGCAACGCTCTGACTGATATGTACACGAAAGCAGGAGATATGGAAAGTGCTTCAGATGTGTTCCGGATTGACTCCGAGTGTAGAAACATTGTGTCTTCTACCTCTCTGATCAACGGTTACGTTGAGATGGATGAAATCGAGAAGGCTTTTAGTTTGTTTGTTGACTTACATAGTTGGGGAGTTGAGCCTAATGAGTTCACTTTCTCTAGCTTGATCAAGGCTTGTGCCAACCAAGCTGCACTTGATCAAGGAATCCAGCTTCACGCTCAGGCAATTAAACTTAATCTTGATAGACACCCTTTCATTTCTACTGTTCTTGTTGATATGTATGGAAAATGCGGGTTGCTTGATGATTCGACCCAAGTGTTTCATGAGATAGCAAACCCAAATGAAGTTGCATGGAATTCATTGTTAGGTGTGCTTGCTCTTCATGGATTAGGAAAAGAAGCCTCGGAAACATTTAGTAGAATGGCACAAAGAGGAGTGAAGCCGAATGCAATAACATTCGTCAGTCTTTTAATAGGGTGTAGCCATGCTGGATTGGTAAAGGAtggtttgaattacttttattcTATCGAGAAAACATATGGAATAGTTCCTAGAGATGAACATTACTCTTGCGTTATTGACTTGCTTGGCCGGGCGGGAAGGCTTAAAGAGGCTGAAGAATTCATAAACAGCATGCCAATTCAACCAAATGCTTTCGGGTGGTGCTCTTTCCTCGGAGCCTGCAGGATTCACGGTGATAAGAAGAGGGGAAAACTGGCAGCAGAAAAACTGATGCAGCTAGAACCTGAGAACATCGGAGCACATATTCTGCTGTCGAATTTATATGCCAAGGAGCAGCAATGGGAAGATGTGAGGAGTGTGAGGAAGATGTTGAGAGATGGCACCATGAAGAAATTGCCAGGGTATAGTTGGGTTGACGTTGGAAACAAAACGCATATCTTCGGAGCCGAAGATTGGTCTCATCCTCTGAAGAAAGAAATTTATGAAAAGCTTGATACTCTTCTTGATCAGATAAAGAAAGCTGGATATGTTCCACAGACAGATTTGATTCCACATGATATGGATGATAATGAGAAGGAAAAGGTTCTTCACCATCACAGCGAGAGGATAGCGATTGCATTTGCGTTAATAAGTATGCCTGCTGGGAAGCCGATCAttgtgaagaaaaatataagGGTGTGCTTGGATTGCCATTCTGCAATCAAGTACATCTCCAAGGTGGTAGGGAGAAAGATTATCCTTAGGGATAATAGTCGGTTTCACCATTTCGCAGGCGGGCAGTGTTCGTGTGGAGATTACTGGTAG